A window of the Lactuca sativa cultivar Salinas chromosome 7, Lsat_Salinas_v11, whole genome shotgun sequence genome harbors these coding sequences:
- the LOC128127305 gene encoding protein kinase domain-containing protein ppk9-like, with protein sequence MASIPPLIDPLSSSLLCSTTTSVPATAFFHRLCITSSPPVLAATLSSPFRLTDPRRPLLIVAAATTLMSNFVQGFSEFVVMAADTEDFEMISHIPFLTKYKHGTTKDCIMLKIIRVLPPVVPSRQVKANSSTWEASGETLNNIDHEAMAVDPALVLTIQVMLTDFGVANQFDESTRLNSMCGTLEYMTPEIIQGRGHDKAADWWSVGILMYEKLFGKVAFARGGNRQKIQEKIVKDKIKLPGFLSSEAHSLLKGVML encoded by the exons ATGGCTTCAATTCCTCCGCTTATCGATCCTCTATCTTCTTCCCTACTATGTTCTACAACCACTTCCGTCCCTGCCACCGCCTTCTTCCACCGTTTGTGTATAACCTCATCTCCTCCAGTGCTCGCCGCTACGCTTTCTTCTCCTTTCCGCCTTACAGATCCTCGCAGACCATTGCTCATCGTCGCTGCAGCTACCACTTTGATGTCCAATTTCGTTCAG GGGTTTTCTGAATTTGTAGTGATGGCTGCAGACACTGAAGATTTTGAAATGATTTCCCATATTCCATTCCTTACTAAATATAAG CATGGTACAACCAAGGATTGTATTATGTTGAAGATTATTCGTGTTCTTCCCCCCGTTGTTCCTAGCCGTCAAGTGAAAGCAAACTCCTCAACATGGGAGGCATCGGGTGAGACATTAAACAACATTGACCATGAAGCAATGGCTGTTGACCCTGCACTTGTATTAACCATCCAG GTTATGTTGACTGACTTTGGGGTAGCAAATCAATTTGATGAAAGCACAAGGTTAAATTCCATGTGTGGGACATTAGAATATATGACACCTGAAATTATACAAGGGAGGGGCCATGATAAGGCCGCTGATTGGTGGAGTGTTGGAATTTTAATGTATGAAAAGCTTTTTGGAAAGGTTG CCTTTGCTAGAGGTGGAAACAGACAGAAGATTCAGGAGAAAATAGTGAAGGACAAGATAAAGCTTCCAGGATTCTTGTCAAGTGAAGCACATTCGCTTTTGAAAGGGGTAATGTTGTAA